tttctctgtgtagctttgcgcctttcctggagctcacttggtagcccaggctggcctcgaactcacagagatccgcctgcctctgcctcccgagtgctgggattaaaggcgtgcgccaccaacgcccggctccttCTTTTTTTACATTCTGGAAAACTAATGAGGTTATTACAAAGCAACCGGTGATGGTTTAGACATGAGCACAGGTGATCTTAAGACAGAAACACTGGAGTCTGTACTCAGTCTGGATGATGACTCTTCCATGGCTCCCTAGATAGATTCCCCTTCCCAATCCTTTACCAGCCTGTATGGTCTGGCCACATGCTATTAGGGCAGACTTGCATACAACTGGTCAGATGAGTGACTGGATACTCAGATGTGAGGTCCAGgaccctctcccccaccccctcccttgtttccttaatttaaaaaacacaactcTAGCAAGGGTGtgaagtgcacacctttaatgcccacactcaagaggcagaggcagcaggatcttgGGGTTTGAGGTCAGTTTgttctatagagcaagttccaggacagctagggctgttacacagaaaccacgtttcaaaaataaaaaaatgaaaaacccacAAATCTATTACTGTGTATGGGCATGATATGTGTGTGGACATACATGTGCTATGTATGGCAAGTACCATGGaaaaggtcagagggcaactttgtagAGTTGGTCCTTTACTTCCGttctacctttatgtggattctggggattgaactcagtcaCTGGGCTCGTGTGGAACATGACAGAGTGACAGTATGATGTGGTGATGCTCAGAGGACTCTTCGTGAGGAAAAGCAGACAGTAAAGACAATTCCTACTCAATGGTAAGTATCAGTAACACCTACATGTTCTTGTAAGGCGAGGACTGCTAGAGAAGCACTCTGGGTCAACTCCCTGAATCCCCAAACAGTCTAGAGGCACAGGTGCTACTGTGGTACCCTCTGCtctagagaggaggaagcaggactcAGAGAAGCTGATGGAGGCCCAAGATGACACAGCATCAAGACAGGCCAGATGCACGGCCTGGCTGAGGACCAAGTCCACTGCACACAGTAGACACACCAAAGGTCTCCAACCTGTGCTTCACCTACAATCTGATcacttgagagactgagacaggaggcttgtgctatagagtgagatcctgtttccaaacaaacaaacaaacaaacaaacaacaactccACACCAAGCAAGCTGACAAAGGTCCTCAGGGGCCAGAGGAcctgtcttgtataatattagaggaaccagcctcaatattatacatcccaggggctcaggagagagaactactgacGGCGAGGattattttctgtaaattgaatctcagcacaccaagttctgtagtccacttgctttaattcctctggcataacatcctttatacacagcttcagttctgttctcatgtctagctcctttcttgcctgatttctctctatatttatctactgtcccctctaggttctatcttaattccttcatctagttctgccccttctaggttctcatccatcttgttccttcccatatcatctcctctcccgtctccttctctctcatctggctcttcctcatcttccatctcgttcctctagtactctgctgtagcccttcaatctacttctctcccatctcagtttgttcctctcaagttcttacccatctagttcttccattctcttctcccctcctctgtcctctgctttacagttatatatctccccaaaatcacaatcctcccttccacccaggacactcagcctgaacttcctcaggcagtgattgtccactatcaggatcaaatggagggttgataagaattacaaagaggggcactagttgttaattaccatttgtgacccaaaggggaagtgactaatgaattaactaaaggctaaatatgggtaatatctaagaagagggatcttacgtgcacaactataatcttaaatgtgtttggtaaaggatgttaaaaatctgtaagttgctaggtcaatgggagaaaataaaactgtcttcttttttcctgtggctcctatctgtccaagctgtctgccgttttttctgcagggtgggggaaagtgtgctcagtctctaggcaacctgtgtacagctagatgcctctggtgatagttaaagggagatctggaactggaggtaaggtttgggaaaggaggaagttaagcttaattagcacatcaccaggccttctcaaacaggtagcctggatgcttaagtctgttcttagagagtacagaggtatctctgataaggtactttcctccatccggtgatggacctggccggatgctaccaataatgataattacagggaggcttgaactgggagttctggctgagcatagctgttagcacagaaggttatctaaatattcctagaagtggttaggtaagtagttagaggtctataaagttagtaaggctgtaagaaaggaggggtctgagctaaattgtgtaaagctattacttaatgtctacctgacctaggcggtgtccccttgtggaatttaccttaagtcaggagactcgcctgtgggttgttatcattgttagtccacctgggactaacaatgggcgcccacctgggtggtgtttcctgtagtccttgaaagtggccaagggagatatctgattccagagaaagcctttccctgaggctgttctccaaattacctggaatgtgtatgtccagagagtgctcagtctacactgttagtccttcttagggaaaagtcaattgggaaaactatgaaggcacacatgattttcataacagaatacagctgatatataacaagccaagtaacaccaaaaactccttgggatttggcttcctctggaggaattccatgatccctccaggtagtgactttgccataaccagctgagttcttatgatatattcctgcggcccacaaCAGACCTGGGAGACTGAGGAGGCACTTGACTAGGCCTTGCCCTCAACAGGGCAGGGTGGGCTAAGGCAGTAAGAGCCTGCCAGGCTACGACAGACCGGAGGGCTAGTTTCTCACTTCCCCAAGGCTACCTAACTGTTGATAGGACTTGCACCACCGTGGCAACTCCAGAATAAGGGGAGCATGTACAGAGGTGGGGTGTAAGGTAGTAGGAAGAGAAGCACCTGACTAAAATGATGAAACTCATACAGAGGTTACTTGTATGTTTTATGTATGAAATATGAGTCTGAACTACCTAGTcgtggctggcctagaacttaacTCTGACAACCAGGCTGCCCCTAAACTTGCAGCTGTCTCCTGCCTACACCTTCCAAGGGcggggattacagatgtgcaccaccatgccactCCCATATCCATGTTTTATAGCTTAATTATTGTTGTGTGTCAGTGTGTTAGTCTCACtattgcccacccccacccccccttctGAGCAgagtctcaggctggcctcgattgCCTGATCTTCCCGCTTCAGcttaagagctgggattataggtacgtACCTCCACACCCAGCCCACATTAGTCCTTATGAGGGCCAtcgagacggctcagcaggtaaaggtgcttgctgtacaaacctgttaacccgagtttgatccctggatcccacgatggaaggagagaaccaacttccaaaagTTGCCCTCTGTCCCTGACTCATGTGGCATGTGAGTACTCCACCAATaacggtatttttttttttaaatccttctctgaccagtaTACTAGACCATAACAAGTTCATCAAAATATTGCGGCATTCTGGAGCCCTTGGATACCCCAACCTTCCCCCTGTGGGGAGGGTCAGGTGAGCCTAAGGCCCTTCCTGTCCCACACACCCGGCCAGAACTGTGGCTTGGGGCTTCCTTCAAAGCCCAATGCTGCTCTTTCCCAGGGAGCTCTCAGAATCCTGACCGTCAGAGTTCTCCCGGCTTCTTCCACACGGGAAGTATTAACCCACCCTCTGCCCGTCCCAGCGCGTGGGAACTTACCCTTTCTGTAGAATATCATGCCGGCACGGCAGCCTCTCAGGGTTTTGTGGGTTGTGGTGGTCACCACGTGGCAGTGCTCGAAAGGGGAGGGTACCACCCCAGCTGCTACCAGCCCGCTGATGTGTGCCATGTCGGCCATGAGGTACGCCCCGTTATCGTCAGCGATCTTGCGCAGACGTGCGTAGTCCAGGTTCCGAGAGTAGCAGCTGGTACCTGGGACACAGGATGTGCAGAGCAGTGAGCCAACCTCTGATGGACAGATCTGCAAGGAGATCCCCCGCCCCCCGGCTTTAAGGACAGATGTGCAGTGTGCCCTCAAAACCATCCCTGAGCTGAGTGTGGCGGCACActcgcgcacgcgcgcgcgcgcgcgcgcatgcatgcatgcatgcatacacacacacacacacacacacacacacacacacacacacacacacacacacacggcacttGGAAGGCCAgtaatctctgagtttgagagcagccagggctacacaataagaCTTGTTTCAAAAcagtcaaacaaaataaaaccacccCGGTGTGTTTATACATGTTAGGCCTAAGGCGTCAACTACTGATCTACTAAGCACTATTGATGGCAAGCTGTTAAAATTTgtctgaagccgggcggtggtggcacacgcctttaatcccagcactcgggaggcagaggcaggcggatctttgtgagttcgaggccagcctgggctatcaagagagctccaggaaaggcgcaaagctacgcagagaaaccctgtctcgaaaaaaacaaaaaacaaaaaaacaaaaaaaaaaaaaatttgtctgAGAGGGATGTAAACAAGGTCTACCTTCCCCTCACATGATCCCAGTAACAAACCAAAGTACAAGCTCGCCGTGGGAAACCAGAGCTTATTGGGCTTGCTTATGGGTGAGAGGTCAGTGACAGAGTGTAGGTGGCCCGGATGCCGTTGTCCTGGAAAGTCCTCGCCAGCGTGGATGGCTTCTCCATAACAGTGTAAAGAAAGCTTCCTTCCCCGTCTTCCCCAGCCCCTCATGGAGGCCCCGCCCACTTAGGGCAGACCGGCAGATGGCTGGGAGACGTGGCCTGACACTCGGGGGAGGGTTCAATAACTCTTCTAGCTCCCTCCTGTCAGCCCTCCACAGACCCAAGCAAGATGGACCCTTGTCAGCAGGCACAGCTGACCTCATGAAGAGGGCAGCAGTCTGGCTCAAAGCATAGCTTTTTACAATCCAAGTCTTGAAAGGGCAGAGTAAGTCTCAAGCTGCGAGCTCTGCACAGTGAGCTGGAGGGTGGAATatctttccatccttccctggaggaggcagaggccctGCCCAGGAACCAGGCTGCGCCCCACGTGCCACTCACCTGCGATGATGAGCTTCGGGTGGAAGAGGCTGGCGTTCTCCTCCAGCTGGTCGTAGTTGATGTAGCCAGTGTCTGGGTACACCTGGTGGGAGCAGGAAGACACAGGCTTGGCTGCTTCCTGTGGCCACAGTACGCCCTGCACACCCACCTGAGCCCATTCAACCTGCCACGACACGGACCAGGACCCGAGGCAGGGCACTGTCTTCAGCTTGCACAAGGGTATAAAAGGGCAAATATCACACAGGCTTGGGAGTCCTCACAGGGGCCTCGGGATAAAGGGGAGTCTCAGCCCTGGGTACCACACGATGTTACAGAACAAAAagcccaggaaatgagaaaagctcagccaagcctataatcccagctactggctaaggcagaaggactgtcatgagttcaaagtcagcctaggtTACAGCGTAAGACACTGGCTAATCAATAAAGAcaaaggatggagagatggcttagcagttaagagcatttgctgttcttgcagaggacccacgttcaattcccagcacccacacagatgcacacaactgtctgtaactccagttccaggaaatctgacacccttttccaacctcttcaggcaccagatacacacattttatatatgtatacacagacagacagacagacacaggactTGGTTACTGTTGTCCCATATTTCCAAGATGGGcctggtggcacctgcctttaatcccacactcaggaggcagaggcaggtggatctcctgagttctaggccagcctggtctatataacaagttccaggccagccagggatacatacagagagactttatcttaaaaagaaaaaaaaatttaatttctagGCTGGCCAATAAGGATCTGTGACAAGAAATCCTCAAGCTGTCCACAAAAAAAGTTACACCCACATCTAACTATTACAACTGAGACTTGGCTGATTTTTACAGTAAATAGGATGCTATGAAGATGACagcgttttgtgtgtgtgtgtgtgtgtgtgtgtgtgtgtgtgtgtgtttgtgcacatgtgtgcacgtgcaccCATGAGTACCAtggagcacatgtggaggtcagagagaaacttgggagagttggttctcttattttatcatgtgggtgctagggtttgaactcaggtcaccaggcctggcagcaagcatTTTTATCTACTTGGTTATCTTGCCAACCCTCAAAtttcttaaaagaataaaaaccacaTCTAATAGTTGAGCAGAAAGATTCACTGTCACTTTTTCGTGGtagcaaacagaaaacaaccaggGACAGCATATTAAACACCAAATAATCCACAAAGAAGGTCACTAGGAAGGACACACCCCCACACAATAGAAACTATGCATGTTTCCTTCTGTCCAGGCACCCGTAGTTggttttaggatttatttattgtatgtgtatgggtgttttgcctgcatgtatgtgtgtgcgctatatgcatgcctggtgccagtggaggccggaaggtgctggatcccctggaactggagtcacagacagttgtaagtcaCCAGgtaggtgctggatcccctggaactggagtcacaggcagttgtgagtcaccaggtgggtgctgggacctgagccCAGACCCTCTGCAGCTCCTCGGCATCTCCAGCGCCCACTGCTGGTCAAACAGACAAATGTAATGGTGCACAGAAGTCcgtgggactttttttttaatataaggtCTCACTGACTTGAAACTCATGTAGCATCATTTGGCCTCAAActtcatgatccttctgccttagcctcccgtGAATTAGGACAGAGAGCAAGTGTCACCACCTCTGGGGAGGCCTCAAACCTATCTTTCTTCCCTCCGTTCCTTTCTTTAGACAGGGCTTTATGTACctcaaggtggccttgaacttttgaaccCACTGTATCCACCttctaagggctgggattacattTGGTGAAAGTCCCACTCTTGCCGAGCTAGGGCTGGAACCTAGGGTTTTGTGCATAATAGGCAAGTACTTTGATCACCTGAGCTACGTCCCCAACCCCCTATATGCATTTTCTGGGTTCATCTGATAATGCAGAAGAGGCACACAACACATAccgcccctacacacacacacacacacacacacacacacacacacacacacacacacacacacacacacatgctgcccGCCCCCACCACATATTTGCTGTGGGCACTTGCTCTAATGTAACGGATTCCACTGGTGGGTACATGGCTGTAATAATGGCTGAGAAAAAAACCGTGAAACAGGGTAGTGGTGGGCTACAGGGCTGGGCTGTAACCATATGCAGGCACGGGCTGGCTCTAATTGGGCTGTAGAGGCCTATGGCTATTATTAATGGTGAAGCTGCTGGTACTGATGCTGGAGATGGAGACATTGCTGACCTTGGTGAAGGCAGACCTGTGCCAGCAGCTGTTGCTAGGGGGTCTGGCTATCTGATCCTTTCTCAGTCATAGCTTCCATCATGTCATAGCCTGGACCCAAACCTTAACCCCCCTTCTAGTAGAAGGGGACGCGGCAGTGCTGTGTAAATGAAATTACTTCTCCCCATGGGTGCCAACTCATAAGGAAAGCTCTGAGGAGACACACACCCCTACCTTATAAGGCATAGATTCAAAGAAGATAGATGTAGCAGAGATTTTCTTCTTGTCTGTCATGAAGCCATGAGTCAAATGACCTCCATCTGGCAGGTCCAAGCCCATGATACGCCCATGGGGCTCCACCAGGGCAGTATACACAGCGAAGTTTGCAGGGGAGCCTGAAACAGGGAGAACGGAGAGGCCATGAGTATTTCTACCCATGAGACACAAAGTGGCATCCGGGAGCTTGGCTATTAGACAGTCACTCGGCAGGCTATCACCATGATTTCCCTAGTCCCACTGATGGTAAGTTCCAGGGCAGAATGCTACTTGAGAGGGGCGTGCAGAGCTAAGTAAGTGCAAAGGCAATGGAGATGGATGCACATATTCCCTGGCTTGTCTCTGTTATTTATGAGAAGCCTGTTGTAGGACTTGACTTGATGGCTGTAACACCATAGAGCCAGGCCTAAGGAGTTACCCAGGGTCTATGTGGATGCAACAATCACCTGAATAAGGCTGGACAttgactccccagcactgaggatcCAGATGATAGGCCTGCAATGCACGCTTCTGACACAGTGTCTCCAGCTCATCAATGAACTCATTCCCACCATAATACCTGTGAAGAGAAACATGATCGACATCCCCCTTGGGCCCAGTCTCTGTGCCTAGCAGAGGCCAAAGACGCCCAAGGGTGGGCAGAGCATGGTGGGGGGATCTGAGTCCTGCTCTAAGGCTGCTGTGAGGATTCAGTGAAATATTAGTAGCTAGGCCAggtttggtggtacacaccttcaatcccagcacttgggaagaagcaggaggggttccaggccagctggtaCTATACACAAAGATCCTGtcccaagaagaaaagaaagggaaggaaaagaaacaagggTATCTCAGGACAGAAAGCACTGCATTCTTTGAAggatctgttttttttccttcctgtttccatTGGAACAAATGCAGACATGTGCAAAAAACAGTCAACTTCTgtatttcctttatttcctttgcCTGATAATGATTgtaatgatagacagacagaaagacagtctGATGATGGAggtgatatagatagatagatagatagatagatagatagatagatagatagacagacagacagacagacagacgatcACTTGAACTTAGAAGCATGAGGCCAGCCTATGCTATGCAGTGAGAttctgagattctgtttcaaaacaaaccgGTTTCAAGGTGGTGAGTGTCTAAGTCAGTGGCAGACCTGCCTGGTGTACATGAACTCCCAACAAGCACCACCAAACACGACAAAAAAGCTCAGGCAGAGCGGCGCATGCTCGCAAGCCACCACttgagaaagaggcaggaggatcaacacAAATTTGCAGCCAACCAGATCCACACACTAAGTTGTATGGCTGCTGCACAGTAagactcacaaaacaaaacaccccaagtTTCAAGTTTTGAAACACTAGTTTCAGATTCGGAAGGCTTAGCCAAAGAATCAGGTAGATAGTTTAATGAAAAACACTTCTGACTGTCAGCAGTTTAGAGAAGGGAGGCTGAGCCGGCAATGCAGGGTTTTTACTTCCCAGACATCAAGATTCTCAGAGCAAAAGCCACTCTCCGTAGCTTTCCCACAGGACAATGACCTTTCCTACATCTCTCATAGACAAGGCTGCTATACCCACTTGAACTCGGAGGGACCAGGCCAGCCTATCCTAGGCAGGTCTTAAAGAGGGACTGTTGAGTATGACTGCTCTGAGAAAGATCCCAGAACCCACCCGAGCAGAGAACCGGAGGAGTTACAtcagagaacaggaagggaagagaaccCGGCAGCTAGGAAGCTACAGGGTTTTGAAAGATACACATTAGTTGAAAGCCGGGCACTGTAAATTACAGCTgccacagcacttggaaggctgaggcagcctgggctggacagtgagttcaaggtcagcctgaaccacataacaagaaataaaaccaaaatggtCAGAGCGGGACTTTAAGAACACTCAATTGtaatagatagacagaaagacagacagtctGATGATGGaggtgagatagatagatagatagatagatagatagatagatagatagatagatagatagatagaaagaaagaaagaaagaaagaaagaaagaaagaaagaaagaaagaaagaaagaaagaaagaaagaaagaaagaaagaaagaagggcccagtgatgttgcatgcctttaatcccagcactctggaggcagaggcaggaggatctctgtgagtttgaagccagcctggtctacagagtgagatccaggacaggcaccaaaactacacagagaaaccctgtctcgaaaaaccaaaaaccaaaaataaaaaacactcaACTCACCTTTGGCCTGGATACCCCTCGGAGTATTTGTTATTTAAGCAAGATCCCAGGGCCTCCAACACAGCTCTGCTGGCAAAATTCTCTGAGGCAATCAGCTCTAATCCAACCTTCTGCCGGTAGCTCTCTTTTTTAATGATGTTGTAAACCTTATCAGGAGAAAACAGACGTGGAGCTGGAGGGCAGCTCAGCTGCTAGAATGCTTATCTAGCATTCATAATCCCTtgcttgggtttgatccccagccctgAATAGTTGGggagggtggcacatgcctgaaatctcagtcctcaggatgTGAAgtttcaaggtcacccttggctgtACAAGAGTTTAATTAGAAAAAAggcaacaaaaaaataaattaacaaaatgaacaggaactgCTGGCACGTGTCTCTAGTCTCAACACCTGGGAGTGAAGGTGGGGGTGACAGAGGCTCAGGGTCACCCTCGGATGGGGTGACCAGAGGCTCAGGGTCACCCTCGGATGGGGTGACAGAGGCTCAGGGTCACCCTCGGACGGGATGACCAGAGGCTCAGGGTCACCCTCGGACGGGGTGACCAGAGGCTCAGGGTCACTCTCAGACGGGATGACCAGAGACTCAGGGTCACTCTCGGACGGGATGACCAGAGGTTCAGGGTCACCCTTGGACGGGATGACCAGAGGTTCAGGGTCACCCTTGGATGGGGTGACAGAGGCTCAGGGTCACCCTTGGACGGGATGATCAGAGGCTCAGTGTCACTTTCGGACAGGATGACCAGAGGCTCAGGGTCACCCTTGAATGGGATGACAGAGGCTCAGGGTCACCCTCAGAGAGCCAGAGATCGAACCAGCGTGATTTAGCATTATACCTaatttctattgtttttgtttgtttgctgagacaggatctcactatgtgtcttggctggcctggaatatagtccaggctggcttctaattcAGTGACCCACTTGACCCTCTGCCagcattaaaggcatgaacaCCACCCCCAGCTAATTCTACACTCCACTTTGAGTATAGATGCTGCGGAACATTCAATTTCTCCACTTTAGAGGCAAAGCACTGAGTAGAAACCACTTCAATCTTTGAACAGGTCTCTTTGCCAGGCTAGAGAGATTCTGAGCTCCCCTCCTGATCCTGGGCAGTGGCAGCAAGCCACCGTGCCCAGTGAGCCCATGATGGGAAAAGCTCCTAACTCTCATGATCCACACTGCCAAGCCTGGATGTGACAGGTGAGAAGCAGATGCCATGCAGCGTGGCCTATTATCAACTTACGTGGGTTTATTAGAGCATAACCACAGTGTGAACTGAGGACCATTGTGTACTAAAACCACTGAATTGTACAACTGAATAACATATCGATAAAACTATTATACATCAAGTTGCTTTTAGGCATTATGAGTGTGTCTGTAACTGTGCAATGTAAAGGAGGAAGAGCCAACCTTCTTCCTATGTCCTAGAGCACCTAGCACTGACCTCAGAAATACCTACATTTATCCCCAAAGGACTATCAGCCACAGCTTCTCCATCTGCCCCCTTTGTTGGTGGTGCCAGAGATGTAATTGGGAGATTAACTGCTCTGCTGCCACACTACACACCAGCCTCCATCTGTCAC
This Peromyscus maniculatus bairdii isolate BWxNUB_F1_BW_parent chromosome 8, HU_Pman_BW_mat_3.1, whole genome shotgun sequence DNA region includes the following protein-coding sequences:
- the Shmt1 gene encoding serine hydroxymethyltransferase, cytosolic is translated as MAKMDVSLWSSHEKMLTQPLKDSDAEVYNIIKKESYRQKVGLELIASENFASRAVLEALGSCLNNKYSEGYPGQRYYGGNEFIDELETLCQKRALQAYHLDPQCWGVNVQPYSGSPANFAVYTALVEPHGRIMGLDLPDGGHLTHGFMTDKKKISATSIFFESMPYKVYPDTGYINYDQLEENASLFHPKLIIAGTSCYSRNLDYARLRKIADDNGAYLMADMAHISGLVAAGVVPSPFEHCHVVTTTTHKTLRGCRAGMIFYRKGVRSVDPKTGKEIHYELESLINSAVFPGLQGGPHNHAIAGVAVALKQAMTTEFKIYQLQVVANCRALSEALTELGYKIVTGGSDNHLILVDLRPMGTDGGRAEKVLEACSIACNKNTCPGDKSALRPSGLRLGTPALTSRGLLEEDFRKVARFIHRGIELTLQIQNDMAVRATLKEFKEKLAGDEKYQSAVRTLREDVESFASTFSIPGLPDY